A DNA window from Rossellomorea marisflavi contains the following coding sequences:
- a CDS encoding acyclic terpene utilization AtuA family protein: MLKIGAGTGFAGDRIEPALALVENGNIDYLILEGLAERTIALSQQQKRMNPDLGFNEYLEERIRLLLPSLLSHNVRLITNMGAANPTAAARKIQEVAEEMELDCKVAAVIGDDVLSKLNPHAIVHETQKPVEEYTPLISANAYLGAEAILPALESGADIIVTGRVADPSLFLAPMIHHYQWDQTNYQLLGQGTLVGHLLECAGQVTGGYFADPLYKPVDHLDNLGFPIASVKEDGTAILTKLPGTGGVVNAMTVKEQLLYEVHDPTSYFTPDCVADFSTVIIEEVGPDTVKVQGATGRKRPDTLKVSLGYHAGYLGEGEISYAGSTATERGQLAADILEKRLGGMGDEVKIDLIGTTSLHHGEHEGFRPYEVRLRVASLCPSRKEAVRIGHEVEALYTNGPAGGGGVRKRVEEVIGVVSTFMDRSLITSHSELLEGSSWQQSN, from the coding sequence ATGCTAAAAATCGGAGCTGGAACCGGGTTTGCAGGTGATCGGATCGAGCCTGCCCTTGCCCTTGTCGAGAACGGAAACATCGACTATCTGATCCTGGAGGGCTTGGCGGAACGGACCATTGCCCTTTCGCAACAACAAAAACGGATGAATCCGGATCTTGGATTCAATGAGTATCTGGAAGAAAGAATTCGGCTTTTACTCCCTTCCCTTCTCTCTCATAACGTGCGGTTGATCACCAATATGGGCGCGGCCAACCCTACCGCAGCGGCCAGAAAGATTCAAGAGGTAGCAGAGGAAATGGAGCTGGATTGTAAGGTAGCAGCAGTCATTGGCGATGATGTTCTGTCCAAACTAAATCCTCATGCCATCGTGCATGAAACTCAAAAGCCTGTTGAAGAATACACACCTCTGATAAGCGCGAACGCCTATCTTGGGGCAGAGGCCATCCTGCCAGCCCTGGAATCAGGAGCAGACATCATTGTGACAGGCAGGGTCGCGGATCCTTCCCTGTTCCTCGCCCCCATGATCCATCACTACCAATGGGATCAAACCAATTACCAGCTCCTAGGTCAGGGGACCCTGGTCGGACACTTGTTGGAATGTGCCGGACAGGTGACGGGAGGGTATTTTGCGGATCCATTGTATAAACCCGTCGATCACCTCGACAATCTCGGCTTCCCCATCGCTTCCGTCAAGGAAGACGGTACGGCCATCCTGACCAAATTGCCGGGGACAGGGGGAGTGGTAAACGCCATGACTGTGAAGGAGCAGCTCCTATATGAGGTACATGATCCGACAAGCTACTTCACGCCTGATTGCGTGGCGGACTTCAGCACGGTCATCATTGAAGAAGTCGGACCCGATACCGTCAAGGTCCAAGGAGCGACGGGGCGAAAACGCCCGGATACATTAAAGGTGTCCCTCGGCTATCATGCCGGCTATCTCGGGGAAGGGGAAATCTCCTATGCAGGTTCCACTGCCACTGAACGGGGACAACTGGCCGCTGACATCCTCGAGAAACGGCTGGGCGGGATGGGTGACGAAGTCAAAATCGATTTGATCGGTACGACCTCTCTCCATCATGGTGAACATGAAGGCTTTCGTCCATACGAGGTCCGACTACGCGTGGCTTCCCTATGTCCATCACGAAAAGAGGCTGTCAGGATAGGTCATGAAGTCGAAGCGCTTTATACAAACGGTCCAGCCGGTGGCGGCGGTGTACGCAAGCGGGTCGAAGAAGTGATCGGAGTGGTCTCCACCTTCATGGACCGCTCCCTGATCACGTCTCATTCTGAGCTACTGGAGGGATCCTCATGGCAACAATCAAATTGA
- a CDS encoding transglutaminase-like domain-containing protein: protein MCPTLSLWMVIPSGAVVTGEQPKTVTALPTGEELGYFVLEEGTEMEVTFEQGEYTPDQQELSAGERLFYLRDTTLSSIDEVKEKTQELTGHLTDPKEKARVIFMHIVKGFRYVYPPSERGVASFLQTGKGDCGEFSFLFTAMCRAAGVPARTIVGSWANGKMNAHVWNECYIEGEGWIPVDTSMANIQKRQPHRFFGSDVPTLYWERYFGRTEGRRIVFSKDAELPLMPAYEDEEDPVLFNVLPINGQSFCWGQQSLDGAAPYLQPVYIKFDDNVPYRDLGVTELLGTWKVKGPPWLEGTVYIKRALFFIGLVGVLLSWVTGGGIFDLVYTGSFMGYALISLVRKERVMAFGIVFILMALSFVAAWGKTGGV, encoded by the coding sequence GTGTGCCCGACACTCTCCCTTTGGATGGTGATTCCTTCAGGTGCAGTAGTGACAGGGGAGCAACCCAAGACGGTGACTGCCCTTCCCACGGGCGAAGAGCTTGGTTATTTTGTTCTTGAAGAAGGGACGGAAATGGAAGTCACCTTTGAGCAAGGCGAATACACGCCGGATCAACAGGAGCTGTCTGCTGGGGAGCGTCTGTTTTACCTCAGGGATACGACGCTTTCTTCTATAGATGAGGTGAAGGAGAAGACACAGGAGCTGACGGGTCATTTGACGGATCCGAAGGAAAAAGCACGGGTGATCTTCATGCACATCGTCAAGGGGTTCCGTTACGTTTATCCCCCTTCCGAAAGGGGTGTGGCATCATTTCTTCAGACGGGAAAGGGCGACTGCGGGGAATTCTCCTTCCTGTTTACGGCCATGTGCCGGGCGGCAGGGGTGCCGGCACGGACCATCGTGGGGAGCTGGGCAAACGGAAAGATGAACGCCCATGTCTGGAATGAGTGCTACATTGAAGGGGAGGGATGGATCCCCGTCGATACAAGCATGGCGAATATTCAGAAGCGGCAGCCTCATCGCTTCTTTGGCAGCGATGTTCCCACGCTGTACTGGGAACGTTATTTTGGAAGGACAGAGGGAAGACGCATCGTCTTCTCAAAAGATGCGGAACTGCCTTTGATGCCTGCTTATGAGGACGAAGAAGATCCTGTCCTATTCAACGTCCTGCCCATCAATGGGCAATCGTTTTGCTGGGGGCAGCAGTCACTCGACGGAGCGGCGCCGTATCTTCAGCCGGTGTACATAAAATTCGATGACAACGTACCATACCGGGACCTAGGGGTCACAGAGCTATTGGGAACCTGGAAGGTGAAAGGACCCCCATGGTTGGAAGGAACGGTTTATATTAAAAGGGCTTTGTTTTTCATCGGTTTGGTGGGAGTGCTTTTGTCATGGGTCACGGGTGGAGGCATCTTTGACCTCGTGTACACCGGATCGTTCATGGGGTATGCCTTGATCTCACTCGTGAGGAAAGAGCGGGTGATGGCATTTGGGATCGTATTCATTCTGATGGCCCTGTCTTTTGTGGCAGCATGGGGAAAAACGGGGGGAGTGTAA
- a CDS encoding alpha/beta fold hydrolase — MLKDGFVKVNDVNLHYVTEGEGELMLFLHGFPYFWYNWHHQLEEFSKDYRVVAVDMRGYNLSEKPEGIESYEMSTLVEDVRQLIEAFGEKDCTLVAHDWGGAIAWTFAYTHPEYVKNLIMFDAPHPYTFRRELANNPAQREASSYMGFFQQDDSHEILLANEAGRLRKMMTEPGKKKGYLTEADEDKYVDAWTQPDAMKSMLHYYRAISFFPFEEHVQKPLDLKHDMFNAPTLILWGDADSAFENSNLDGLGDYVSDLTIHRFEGVGHAPQHEKPEEVNAYMRAFLKKD, encoded by the coding sequence ATGTTGAAAGATGGATTCGTAAAAGTAAATGATGTCAACCTGCACTATGTAACGGAGGGCGAAGGAGAGCTCATGCTGTTCCTCCACGGGTTCCCCTACTTCTGGTACAACTGGCATCATCAGCTCGAGGAGTTCTCGAAGGACTACCGCGTCGTCGCCGTGGATATGCGCGGATACAATCTGTCCGAAAAGCCTGAAGGGATCGAGTCCTATGAGATGTCCACGCTCGTCGAGGACGTCAGACAGCTGATCGAGGCATTCGGAGAAAAGGACTGTACCCTTGTCGCCCATGACTGGGGCGGTGCCATTGCCTGGACATTCGCCTACACCCACCCTGAATATGTGAAGAACCTGATCATGTTCGATGCGCCACATCCGTACACATTCCGCAGGGAGCTTGCCAACAATCCGGCACAGCGTGAAGCGAGCAGCTACATGGGCTTCTTCCAACAGGATGATTCCCATGAGATCCTGCTGGCGAATGAAGCCGGACGTCTACGGAAGATGATGACGGAGCCAGGGAAGAAAAAAGGCTATCTGACCGAAGCCGACGAAGACAAATACGTCGACGCCTGGACACAGCCGGATGCCATGAAATCCATGCTTCATTACTATCGCGCCATCTCCTTCTTCCCGTTCGAAGAGCATGTGCAAAAGCCTCTTGACCTGAAGCATGACATGTTTAACGCACCGACGCTCATCCTTTGGGGAGACGCTGATTCCGCCTTTGAAAACAGTAATCTCGATGGCCTCGGAGACTATGTGAGCGATCTGACCATCCACCGCTTCGAAGGCGTCGGACATGCGCCGCAGCACGAGAAGCCTGAAGAAGTAAATGCCTATATGAGGGCGTTCTTGAAGAAGGACTGA